The following are encoded in a window of Mannheimia varigena genomic DNA:
- a CDS encoding YfcZ/YiiS family protein produces MKNDKPIECEGCNTFDVGSILDNSETVANIKRTYETEAEAQAALERFTQKAHDVESEPCEIESEIYPVQGGFELNANFKFSCQAEVVIFQLGTRF; encoded by the coding sequence ATGAAAAACGATAAACCCATTGAATGTGAAGGCTGCAACACCTTTGACGTCGGCTCAATTTTAGATAACAGCGAAACGGTTGCAAACATTAAACGCACTTATGAAACAGAAGCTGAAGCTCAAGCTGCACTGGAAAGATTTACTCAAAAAGCTCACGATGTTGAATCCGAACCTTGTGAAATTGAGAGTGAAATCTACCCGGTACAAGGTGGTTTTGAACTTAATGCAAATTTTAAATTTAGCTGTCAAGCTGAAGTAGTTATCTTCCAATTAGGTACTCGTTTTTAA
- a CDS encoding glycosyltransferase family 8 protein: MWNEKLALIGSEIISSTVLRDFSTYQIRVHITEVTFYRYLISYLDEPRVLYLDSDIVVDGNLSEMYWSDFGDVLLLAVEDYVHDHIPVYTDMDLMPYFNSGVMLINNQEWKKYSIEAQLLAINQQYPHLTYSDQDALNIFFKGYWAKLPIEYNYQADAIIELSYRRKQENLAKESGYLSVVPKVIHYTSQYKPWKSEFSQLMREKYWFYYGLEWKDILLRHPR; the protein is encoded by the coding sequence ATTTGGAATGAAAAACTTGCACTTATTGGTAGTGAGATCATTTCAAGCACGGTACTCAGGGATTTTTCTACCTATCAAATAAGAGTCCATATTACTGAGGTAACTTTTTATCGTTATTTAATTTCCTATTTAGATGAGCCAAGAGTGCTATATTTGGACTCAGATATTGTAGTAGATGGTAATTTATCTGAAATGTATTGGAGTGATTTTGGTGATGTACTTTTGTTAGCAGTGGAAGATTATGTACATGATCATATTCCGGTGTATACCGATATGGATTTGATGCCCTATTTTAACTCGGGTGTAATGCTAATTAATAACCAGGAGTGGAAAAAGTATTCAATAGAAGCTCAGTTACTTGCTATAAATCAGCAATACCCTCATTTAACTTATAGTGATCAAGATGCTTTGAATATTTTCTTTAAAGGTTATTGGGCTAAGTTACCGATAGAATATAATTATCAGGCGGATGCGATTATTGAGCTGTCATACCGCAGAAAACAGGAAAATTTAGCTAAAGAGAGTGGTTATTTAAGCGTTGTGCCTAAAGTTATTCATTATACTAGTCAGTATAAACCATGGAAAAGTGAGTTTTCTCAGCTTATGCGTGAGAAATATTGGTTTTATTATGGTTTGGAATGGAAAGATATTTTGTTAAGACATCCAAGATAG
- a CDS encoding PulJ/GspJ family protein produces MWQRKINVVPVKINLSAFSLLEILITTALGSLVLLVFASSYTDFYRSQIKQRELLALQADAHQIINYFQQHFQHSGYQGHKRADSNFDLFQPNGKSLNIPNQRCLISFYDVNQDGCLGKRRTKTTACKLDDLNNTRDVLKEIFAFKLENNEIYTFSQKLDTCVKENCSKLLESCNGAWSKFTEINSVKVNKLNFNWKKQDILLEVEIELESVKEHNPIYSAKSYIFLLNH; encoded by the coding sequence ATGTGGCAGCGAAAAATAAACGTAGTACCTGTAAAGATTAATTTATCGGCATTTAGTTTGCTTGAGATTTTAATTACCACCGCACTCGGCTCTCTTGTCTTATTGGTTTTTGCTTCTAGTTATACTGATTTTTACCGTTCTCAAATCAAACAACGGGAGCTATTAGCTCTGCAAGCAGATGCTCACCAGATAATAAACTACTTTCAACAACACTTTCAGCATAGTGGTTATCAAGGTCATAAGCGAGCCGACAGTAATTTTGATTTATTTCAGCCTAATGGGAAAAGTTTGAATATTCCAAATCAACGTTGTTTGATTAGTTTTTATGATGTAAACCAAGACGGCTGTTTGGGAAAACGTAGAACAAAGACGACCGCTTGTAAGTTGGATGATCTGAATAATACCCGTGATGTGTTAAAAGAGATATTTGCTTTTAAGCTAGAAAATAATGAAATTTATACTTTCTCGCAGAAATTAGATACTTGTGTGAAAGAGAATTGTTCAAAATTATTAGAGAGTTGTAATGGTGCTTGGAGTAAGTTTACTGAAATAAATAGCGTTAAAGTAAATAAATTAAATTTTAATTGGAAGAAGCAGGATATATTACTTGAAGTGGAAATAGAATTAGAATCGGTAAAAGAGCATAATCCGATTTACTCTGCAAAAAGTTATATTTTTCTACTAAACCATTAG
- a CDS encoding TRAP transporter substrate-binding protein — translation MLKPFKKLAAALAVTAAFSVSAFANDPIVIKFSHVVANETPKGQGALMFQKLVDERLAGKVKVEVYPNSSLYADGKEMEALLLNNVQMLAPSLAKFDKYTPKIQIFDLPFLFDDIKAVERFEQSEAGQSLLKSMEDKGITGLSYWNNDLKQLSANKELREPKDARGLKFRVQASEVLDAQFKALKAVPRKMAFGEMYQGLQTGVVNGAENPYSNIYSQKIHEVQKFITESNHGLLSYMVIVNTDFWNKIPEDIRTELTKILDEVSIEVNKQSHDLNQSDKKKIVDSGASQIVTLTDGQREKWREAMRPVWKQFEDAIGADLIKAAEASNKQ, via the coding sequence ATGTTAAAACCATTCAAAAAACTTGCTGCAGCATTAGCAGTAACCGCTGCATTTTCTGTATCAGCTTTTGCTAACGATCCAATCGTCATCAAATTCTCACACGTTGTAGCAAATGAAACCCCTAAAGGTCAGGGGGCGCTAATGTTCCAAAAATTAGTGGATGAGCGTTTGGCAGGCAAAGTGAAAGTGGAAGTCTATCCAAACTCATCACTTTATGCAGATGGTAAAGAGATGGAAGCATTATTGTTAAATAACGTACAAATGCTTGCTCCATCACTGGCTAAATTTGATAAATACACACCAAAAATTCAAATTTTCGATCTACCGTTCTTGTTTGACGACATCAAAGCGGTTGAACGTTTTGAGCAATCTGAAGCAGGTCAATCATTGTTAAAATCAATGGAAGACAAAGGTATTACAGGTTTATCTTACTGGAACAACGACTTAAAACAACTTTCTGCAAACAAAGAATTACGTGAGCCGAAAGATGCTCGTGGTTTAAAATTCCGTGTACAGGCTTCAGAAGTGTTAGATGCACAGTTTAAAGCATTAAAAGCTGTACCGCGTAAAATGGCATTCGGCGAGATGTATCAAGGCTTACAAACAGGTGTTGTAAACGGTGCGGAAAACCCATATTCAAACATCTACTCACAAAAAATTCACGAAGTACAAAAATTCATTACTGAATCTAATCACGGCTTATTATCTTATATGGTTATCGTGAACACAGATTTCTGGAACAAAATTCCGGAAGATATACGTACAGAGCTGACCAAAATCTTAGATGAAGTATCGATTGAAGTGAATAAACAATCTCACGATCTAAACCAAAGTGATAAGAAGAAAATCGTGGATTCAGGTGCATCACAAATCGTTACTTTAACGGATGGGCAACGTGAAAAATGGCGTGAAGCAATGCGTCCTGTATGGAAGCAGTTTGAAGATGCAATCGGTGCAGACTTAATCAAAGCGGCTGAAGCATCTAACAAACAGTAA
- the mglA gene encoding galactose/methyl galactoside ABC transporter ATP-binding protein MglA produces MTGEVLLTMTNVSKSFPGVKALDRTNLTVKSHSVHALMGENGAGKSTLLKCLFGIYAKDEGEILFLGKPVDFKTTKEALENGISMVHQELNLVRQVTVMDNLWLGRYPLKGPFVDHDKMYRDTKAIFDELDIDVDPRDKVAKLSVSQMQMIEIAKAFSYDAKIVIMDEPTSSLSEKEVEHLFKIIQKLKDRGCGIIYISHKMDEIFKICDEITILRDGKWVNTVAIKDTSMDQVVSMMVGRELTQRFPEKTNLPKEVILEVENLTAKNQPSIQDVSFSLRRGEILGIAGLVGAKRTDIVETIFGVRDKASGKITLNGKEINNRNAFDAINNGFALVTEERRSTGIYANLSIEFNSLISNMKSYLGKFGLLSNKKMKSDTQWVIDSMNVKTPSHQTHIGSLSGGNQQKVIIGRWLLTQPEILMLDEPTRGIDIGAKFEIYQLILELANKDKGIIMISSEMPELLGVTDRILVMSNGKVAGIVETANTSQEEILQLAAKYL; encoded by the coding sequence ATGACAGGCGAAGTACTACTCACAATGACGAACGTTAGCAAGTCGTTTCCAGGTGTAAAAGCGTTAGACCGCACTAACTTAACGGTAAAATCCCATAGTGTTCACGCCTTAATGGGGGAAAATGGGGCGGGTAAATCAACCTTGCTAAAATGTTTATTTGGTATTTACGCCAAAGATGAAGGTGAGATTCTTTTTCTAGGAAAACCAGTTGATTTCAAAACCACAAAAGAGGCATTAGAAAATGGGATTTCAATGGTTCACCAAGAGTTGAATCTGGTAAGACAAGTAACCGTAATGGATAACCTATGGCTAGGGCGTTATCCGTTAAAAGGCCCTTTTGTTGATCACGATAAAATGTATCGTGATACCAAAGCAATTTTTGATGAATTAGATATTGATGTTGATCCACGTGATAAAGTGGCGAAATTATCTGTTTCACAAATGCAGATGATCGAGATTGCTAAAGCATTCTCTTATGATGCCAAAATTGTGATTATGGACGAACCAACTTCCTCGCTTTCAGAAAAAGAAGTTGAGCATCTGTTTAAAATTATTCAAAAACTGAAAGACAGAGGCTGTGGCATTATCTATATTTCTCACAAAATGGACGAAATTTTTAAAATTTGTGATGAAATTACCATTTTGCGAGACGGTAAATGGGTAAATACCGTTGCTATTAAAGATACTTCAATGGATCAAGTGGTTTCAATGATGGTAGGGCGTGAGCTAACTCAACGTTTCCCGGAAAAAACCAATTTACCAAAAGAAGTAATTCTTGAAGTAGAGAATTTAACGGCAAAAAATCAACCTTCTATCCAAGATGTTAGCTTCAGCTTACGCAGAGGGGAAATTTTAGGTATTGCAGGCTTAGTTGGGGCAAAGCGTACTGATATTGTTGAAACCATTTTCGGTGTGCGAGATAAAGCAAGCGGTAAAATTACCTTAAACGGCAAAGAAATCAATAACCGTAACGCCTTTGATGCGATTAATAACGGCTTTGCTCTCGTAACAGAAGAACGTCGCTCAACGGGGATTTATGCAAACCTAAGTATTGAGTTTAACTCATTGATTTCAAATATGAAGTCTTATCTAGGAAAATTTGGTTTGCTGAGCAATAAAAAAATGAAAAGCGACACCCAATGGGTAATTGATTCGATGAATGTCAAAACTCCATCGCATCAAACGCATATCGGCTCACTTTCCGGCGGTAACCAACAAAAAGTGATTATCGGGCGTTGGCTCTTAACCCAACCTGAAATTCTGATGCTTGATGAACCCACTCGTGGTATTGATATTGGGGCAAAATTTGAAATTTATCAGCTGATTTTAGAGTTAGCAAATAAAGATAAAGGGATCATTATGATCTCATCGGAAATGCCCGAATTACTAGGGGTAACAGACCGGATTTTAGTGATGAGTAACGGTAAAGTGGCGGGCATTGTTGAAACTGCCAACACCTCGCAAGAAGAAATCTTGCAACTCGCAGCAAAATATTTATAG
- the mglC gene encoding galactose/methyl galactoside ABC transporter permease MglC → MSALQQNRTLDFFKQNAIYFVLLILLIVIIVQDPSFLSLRNFSNILSQSSVRLIIALGVAGLIVTQGTDLSAGRQVGLAAVISATLLQSMENMNKVFPNLSEIPIPVVVLTVCVIGGLIGLFNGFVVAYLNVTPFIATMGTMIIVYGINSLYYDAVGSSPIAGFSDDFSSFAQGFFRFGDFRLSYITIYAVIATIIMWTLWNKTRFGKNVFAIGGNPEAARVSGVNVPLNLMGIYMLSGIFYAFGGMLEAGRIGSATNNLGFMYEMDAIAACVVGGVSFAGGVGTIIGVVTGVLIFTVINYGLTYIGVNPYWQYIIKGGIIILAVAIDSLKYAKKK, encoded by the coding sequence ATGTCTGCTTTACAACAAAATAGAACACTCGATTTTTTTAAACAAAATGCGATTTACTTCGTATTATTAATCTTACTTATTGTGATTATTGTGCAAGACCCAAGTTTCTTGAGCTTGCGTAACTTCAGTAACATTTTATCGCAATCTTCTGTGCGTCTTATCATTGCACTAGGTGTTGCAGGCTTGATTGTAACACAGGGTACAGACTTATCCGCCGGTCGCCAAGTTGGCTTAGCGGCGGTAATCTCAGCCACCTTGTTACAATCAATGGAAAATATGAACAAAGTTTTCCCGAACTTATCCGAAATTCCAATTCCTGTTGTAGTTTTAACGGTTTGTGTGATTGGTGGACTTATCGGCTTATTTAATGGTTTTGTGGTAGCTTATCTCAACGTAACACCGTTTATTGCCACAATGGGGACGATGATTATTGTTTATGGGATTAACTCGCTTTACTACGATGCCGTAGGCTCATCGCCAATTGCAGGTTTTAGCGATGACTTCTCAAGTTTTGCACAAGGTTTCTTCCGCTTTGGCGACTTTAGGCTCTCCTACATTACTATTTATGCCGTGATCGCCACTATTATTATGTGGACGTTATGGAATAAAACCCGCTTCGGTAAAAACGTATTTGCGATTGGTGGAAACCCGGAAGCAGCACGCGTTTCTGGCGTAAACGTACCGCTTAACTTAATGGGTATTTATATGCTTTCAGGCATCTTCTACGCATTCGGCGGTATGTTAGAAGCAGGTCGTATCGGTAGTGCAACCAACAACTTAGGCTTTATGTATGAAATGGATGCAATCGCAGCTTGCGTAGTAGGTGGCGTATCATTTGCAGGCGGTGTGGGTACAATCATCGGCGTAGTAACCGGGGTGCTTATCTTCACCGTAATTAACTATGGTTTAACCTACATCGGTGTAAACCCTTACTGGCAATACATCATCAAAGGTGGCATTATCATCTTAGCGGTAGCGATTGACTCGCTCAAATATGCGAAGAAAAAATAG
- a CDS encoding substrate-binding domain-containing protein, which translates to MKRSLLNAFVCAVMLGVNMSYAQSEPRVGVTIYKYDDNFMMLMRKAMNKEIENFRHLKWFMNDAQNSQVKQLNQVEVLLNHKVNVLAVNIVHPNESKNIVEKAKANNVPIIFFNRDPSKQAMESYEKAYFVSSNPQEAGEIQGQLIAKVWRANPHFDLNKDGKLQFVLLKGELSEVSTLRSQAVIDELNRQGIATEEVYSDTAMWRSAIARNKMNEWLVAKRANEIEVVISNNDEMAIGALDALNAHEKKLPLFGIDALPEALALIKSGQMSGTVLDDSVEQGKVVIQLAANLAQGKPATQGTEWENSPSKTIYIPHIGVNKENLEQFLK; encoded by the coding sequence ATGAAACGTAGTCTATTAAATGCTTTTGTATGTGCTGTAATGCTCGGGGTGAATATGAGTTATGCTCAATCTGAACCTAGAGTTGGCGTTACGATTTATAAATATGATGACAACTTTATGATGTTGATGCGTAAAGCGATGAATAAGGAGATAGAAAATTTCCGTCATCTGAAATGGTTTATGAACGATGCTCAAAATTCACAAGTGAAGCAATTAAATCAAGTCGAAGTTTTACTTAATCATAAAGTGAATGTATTGGCGGTAAATATTGTTCACCCTAATGAATCAAAAAACATTGTGGAAAAAGCGAAAGCGAATAATGTACCGATTATATTTTTTAATCGAGATCCAAGCAAACAGGCAATGGAAAGTTATGAAAAGGCTTATTTTGTCAGTAGTAACCCACAAGAAGCAGGCGAAATACAAGGGCAACTCATTGCAAAAGTGTGGAGAGCCAACCCACACTTTGATTTAAATAAAGACGGAAAATTACAATTTGTGCTATTAAAAGGCGAATTGAGCGAAGTGAGTACTTTGCGTTCTCAAGCCGTTATTGATGAGCTTAATCGTCAAGGTATTGCAACAGAAGAAGTTTATAGCGACACAGCAATGTGGCGTTCCGCCATTGCTCGCAATAAAATGAACGAGTGGTTAGTCGCAAAACGTGCCAATGAGATTGAAGTAGTCATTTCAAATAATGATGAAATGGCAATAGGGGCATTAGATGCGTTAAATGCTCACGAGAAAAAACTGCCTCTCTTCGGTATTGATGCCCTGCCGGAAGCTCTAGCTTTAATTAAATCAGGGCAGATGAGCGGTACGGTGCTAGACGATAGTGTCGAACAAGGAAAAGTGGTGATACAACTTGCTGCGAATTTAGCACAAGGTAAGCCGGCTACACAGGGCACAGAGTGGGAAAATAGTCCATCTAAAACCATTTATATTCCACATATTGGCGTAAATAAAGAAAATTTGGAGCAGTTTTTAAAATAA
- a CDS encoding pilus assembly FimT family protein: protein MHKAITLIEMLTAIAIMVITIYFISPAIFTVQDRTSLNSEIENIQSFIYKIQTKARYSKRNYTLTISQRNEKWCMVAVIKPINSSQQIICDCLNKNGCSSSEEYHLYNPSNQNIILKNKSLYPKSFINIDGVSGQLESKCINLSLNKESEILQFEQLGRVYVAAKNKRSTCKD, encoded by the coding sequence ATGCATAAAGCAATCACATTAATTGAAATGCTAACGGCTATAGCAATTATGGTGATTACTATTTATTTTATCTCACCTGCTATTTTTACTGTTCAAGATAGAACTTCACTCAATAGTGAAATTGAAAATATTCAATCTTTTATTTATAAAATTCAAACTAAAGCTCGTTATAGTAAGCGAAATTATACATTAACCATTTCTCAGCGAAATGAAAAATGGTGTATGGTGGCAGTTATAAAACCTATAAATAGCTCTCAACAAATAATCTGCGATTGTTTAAATAAAAATGGTTGCTCTTCTAGTGAAGAATACCATCTTTATAATCCGAGTAATCAAAATATTATTTTGAAAAATAAAAGTTTATATCCAAAATCTTTTATTAATATTGATGGGGTAAGCGGTCAGCTAGAATCTAAATGTATTAACCTAAGTTTAAATAAAGAGAGTGAGATTTTACAGTTTGAACAACTAGGACGAGTTTATGTGGCAGCGAAAAATAAACGTAGTACCTGTAAAGATTAA
- the mglB gene encoding galactose/glucose ABC transporter substrate-binding protein MglB produces the protein MKKAVLSAVAMAVALGVTISTAQAENRIGVTIYKYDDNFMALMRKEIEKEGQVQKVQLLMNDSQNTQSIQNDQVDVLLSKGVKALAINLVDPSAYKTVIQKAKAEDIPVVFFNKDPGAAAIDSYPKAYYVGTDPKESGLIQGDLIAKQWKANPALDLNKDGKIQFALLKGEPGHPDAEARTKYVVEGLKAKGIDSEQIFMDAALWDAAQAKDKVDAWLSSGKAKDIEVIISNNDGMALGALEATKAHGKKLPIFGVDALPEALQLIKKGELAGTVLNDGVNQGKAVVQLSANLADGKEATAGTQWKLENRVVRIPYVGVDNDNLSEFLK, from the coding sequence ATGAAGAAAGCAGTATTAAGTGCAGTGGCAATGGCAGTAGCATTAGGTGTGACTATCAGTACAGCACAAGCTGAAAATCGTATTGGTGTAACTATTTATAAATATGACGATAACTTTATGGCATTAATGCGTAAAGAGATTGAAAAAGAGGGGCAAGTGCAAAAAGTTCAGTTATTAATGAACGACTCACAAAACACCCAATCTATCCAGAACGACCAAGTTGATGTATTGCTTTCTAAAGGTGTGAAAGCTTTAGCAATTAACTTAGTCGATCCATCAGCATATAAAACAGTGATTCAAAAAGCGAAAGCTGAAGATATCCCTGTAGTATTCTTTAATAAAGATCCAGGTGCAGCTGCAATTGATAGCTATCCGAAAGCATACTATGTAGGTACAGATCCGAAAGAATCTGGCTTAATTCAAGGTGATTTAATTGCCAAACAGTGGAAAGCGAACCCCGCGTTAGACTTAAATAAAGACGGTAAAATCCAATTTGCGTTATTAAAAGGTGAACCAGGTCACCCAGATGCGGAAGCTCGTACCAAATATGTGGTTGAGGGCTTAAAAGCTAAAGGAATTGATAGCGAGCAAATCTTTATGGACGCAGCATTATGGGATGCAGCTCAAGCGAAAGATAAAGTAGATGCGTGGTTATCAAGCGGTAAAGCGAAAGACATCGAAGTGATCATTTCTAACAACGATGGTATGGCGTTAGGTGCGTTGGAAGCGACTAAAGCACACGGCAAAAAATTACCAATTTTCGGTGTTGATGCGTTACCTGAAGCACTGCAGTTAATTAAGAAAGGTGAGTTAGCCGGTACCGTGTTAAATGATGGTGTGAACCAAGGTAAAGCGGTGGTTCAACTTTCTGCAAACTTAGCTGACGGTAAAGAAGCAACCGCAGGCACACAATGGAAATTAGAGAACCGTGTGGTTCGTATTCCTTATGTGGGTGTAGATAACGACAACTTATCTGAATTTTTAAAATAA
- a CDS encoding ABC transporter substrate-binding protein, which yields MNKLTQLALFSLAFAGSALAAPKTFTYCLESSPAALNPQIATDGATLDVGQALYNRLIDFEKGTTNLTPSLAERWEISEDGTSYIFYLRQNVPFHSNKNFTPSRNLNADDVIFSINRQLDQNNPYNKVSGGSYEFFYGMNMQNIIKNVAKIDDYTVKIELNAPNAPFLANLAMDFMAIFSAEYAEQMQKAGTPEKVDLEPIGTGAFQFYGYQKDATVRFMAFDNYWQGKAKIDRLVFSITPDASVRLAKLEKNECQAMPYPNPADLPALKANSNIQVLEKAGLNIGYITLNTRKPPFDNPKVRQALNYAVNKEEILTSVYQGSAIKAKNPMPSTIWGYNEEVTGYDFNPEKAKQLLKEAGLENGFETEIWAMPVSRPYNPNARRMAEMIQADWKAIGVNAKIVSYEWGEYLKRMGNGEHTTGMIGWTGDNGDPDNFLNALLSCNAVEQGSNYAGFCDKEFDRLVSEAATISDKNKRSELYQKAQTIFNEQAPWLPIAHSTVYFPVRKEVKGYIPSPFVAHNFYGIELE from the coding sequence ATGAACAAGCTAACACAACTCGCACTTTTCTCGCTGGCTTTTGCAGGTTCTGCATTGGCTGCACCTAAAACCTTTACTTACTGCTTGGAATCATCGCCGGCAGCCCTTAATCCACAAATCGCCACAGACGGTGCAACCCTTGATGTCGGGCAAGCTCTCTATAACCGCTTGATTGATTTTGAAAAAGGTACAACGAACCTTACTCCTTCCCTTGCCGAGCGTTGGGAAATCAGCGAAGACGGCACAAGTTACATTTTCTATTTACGTCAAAATGTGCCGTTCCACAGCAATAAAAACTTCACACCAAGCCGTAATCTCAATGCTGATGATGTGATTTTCTCCATTAACCGCCAGCTTGACCAAAATAATCCCTATAACAAAGTCTCTGGCGGAAGCTATGAGTTTTTCTACGGAATGAATATGCAAAACATCATCAAAAATGTAGCGAAAATCGATGATTACACCGTAAAAATTGAACTAAATGCTCCGAATGCTCCATTTCTGGCTAACTTAGCGATGGATTTTATGGCAATCTTCTCCGCTGAATATGCCGAACAAATGCAAAAAGCAGGTACACCTGAAAAAGTGGATTTAGAACCAATTGGCACAGGAGCATTCCAATTCTACGGCTACCAAAAAGATGCGACTGTACGTTTTATGGCATTCGACAACTACTGGCAGGGCAAAGCGAAAATCGATCGCCTTGTGTTTAGCATTACCCCAGATGCTTCAGTACGTTTAGCAAAATTAGAGAAAAACGAATGCCAAGCGATGCCTTATCCAAACCCTGCGGATCTGCCAGCCTTAAAAGCCAACTCAAATATCCAAGTATTGGAAAAAGCTGGTCTAAATATTGGTTACATCACGCTCAACACCCGCAAGCCACCGTTTGATAATCCGAAAGTTCGCCAAGCGTTAAATTATGCAGTAAATAAAGAGGAGATTTTAACCTCTGTATATCAAGGCTCGGCAATTAAAGCGAAGAACCCAATGCCATCAACAATTTGGGGCTATAACGAAGAAGTTACAGGCTATGACTTCAACCCTGAAAAAGCAAAACAACTGCTTAAAGAGGCAGGTTTAGAAAACGGTTTTGAAACCGAAATTTGGGCAATGCCGGTTTCCCGCCCTTACAATCCGAACGCTCGCCGAATGGCAGAGATGATCCAAGCGGATTGGAAAGCAATTGGTGTGAATGCGAAGATCGTCAGCTATGAATGGGGTGAATACCTCAAACGAATGGGTAACGGCGAACACACCACAGGAATGATTGGCTGGACAGGCGATAACGGCGACCCTGATAACTTCCTCAACGCCTTATTAAGTTGCAATGCGGTGGAGCAAGGTTCAAACTACGCGGGCTTTTGCGATAAAGAGTTTGACCGCCTCGTGAGTGAAGCTGCCACCATCAGCGATAAAAACAAGCGGTCAGAATTGTACCAAAAAGCACAAACCATCTTTAACGAGCAAGCCCCGTGGCTCCCGATTGCTCACTCAACGGTTTACTTCCCTGTAAGAAAAGAGGTAAAAGGCTATATTCCTAGCCCATTCGTAGCACACAACTTTTATGGGATAGAATTGGAGTAA